One stretch of Serinicoccus hydrothermalis DNA includes these proteins:
- a CDS encoding oxygenase MpaB family protein yields MPVALGRLQSALGSALRARVAGEDAADRAARIWDSPGERWFTDEDPVWRVHADAAMFPGGVAALLLQMLHPMAMAGVAGHSGYKGDPWGRLQRTSTYLAATTFGTVEHALETIGHVRSIHERVRGKDAFGRPYRASDPHLLRWVHVAEAWSFLGAYQTFAQRPLTPAEADTYVAQAGVSAAHLGVLDPPRSARALEEELRAYRPELEATTQAREAARFLLVEPPLPVVSRPGYWAIAAGGVALLPDWARAELGLPASPTLSRGVLRPLGRASTSTVRWAMAGAGRDPERAA; encoded by the coding sequence GTGCCCGTGGCTCTCGGCCGGCTGCAGAGCGCCCTGGGGTCGGCGCTGCGCGCCCGGGTCGCGGGCGAGGACGCCGCCGACCGGGCCGCGCGCATCTGGGACTCGCCGGGGGAACGCTGGTTCACCGACGAGGACCCGGTATGGCGGGTGCACGCCGACGCCGCGATGTTCCCCGGTGGGGTGGCTGCGCTCCTGCTGCAGATGCTGCACCCCATGGCCATGGCGGGCGTCGCCGGGCACTCGGGCTACAAGGGCGACCCCTGGGGCCGGCTGCAGCGCACCAGCACCTACCTGGCGGCCACGACCTTCGGGACCGTCGAGCACGCCCTGGAGACCATCGGGCACGTGCGGTCGATCCACGAGCGGGTCCGCGGCAAGGATGCCTTCGGCCGGCCCTACCGCGCCTCCGACCCGCACCTGCTGCGGTGGGTCCACGTGGCGGAGGCGTGGTCCTTCCTCGGCGCCTACCAGACCTTCGCGCAGCGTCCCCTGACGCCCGCCGAGGCCGACACCTACGTCGCCCAGGCGGGCGTGTCCGCCGCCCACCTCGGAGTGCTCGACCCGCCCCGCTCGGCGCGGGCGTTGGAGGAGGAGCTGCGGGCATACCGGCCCGAGCTGGAGGCGACCACGCAGGCCCGGGAGGCCGCCCGCTTCCTGCTGGTCGAGCCCCCGCTGCCGGTCGTCTCGCGCCCCGGCTACTGGGCCATCGCCGCAGGTGGTGTCGCGCTCCTGCCGGACTGGGCCCGCGCCGAGCTCGGGCTGCCGGCCTCGCCCACCCTGTCGCGCGGGGTGCTGCGGCCGCTGGGCCGGGCGAGCACCTCCACCGTGCGCTGGGCCATGGCCGGTGCGGGGCGCGACCCGGAGCGGGCCGCGTGA
- a CDS encoding aldo/keto reductase has protein sequence MSTPTFPGTDRTFAPINLGGNPFGWTADADASFAVLDAFLAAGGSFVDTADAYSAWAEGHEGGESEDIIGRWMEDRGNRNQVLVATKVGKKPGREGLGRDSVLAALDESLARLRTDHLDLYYAHADDEDVDIADQVATFDEVVRSGKVRAVGLSNYSPDRLRAFLETAKDQGATVPTAIQPRYSLVSRADYERDLAPLVADFDLAVFCYPALASGFLTGKYRTEEDFAGNARGGAARRYAEAGGLAVVDVLVDVAGRHDVQPASVALAWLLAKGVTAPIASASRPEQLEPLMAAVTLRLTEDEVAELDEASSGF, from the coding sequence ATGTCTACCCCCACCTTCCCCGGCACCGACCGCACCTTCGCCCCGATCAACCTCGGGGGCAACCCGTTCGGCTGGACCGCCGACGCGGACGCCAGCTTCGCCGTCCTCGACGCCTTCCTCGCGGCGGGCGGCTCCTTCGTCGACACCGCCGACGCCTACTCCGCGTGGGCCGAGGGGCACGAGGGCGGGGAGTCCGAGGACATCATCGGGCGCTGGATGGAGGACCGCGGCAACCGCAACCAGGTGCTCGTCGCCACCAAGGTGGGCAAGAAGCCCGGGCGGGAGGGCCTGGGGCGGGACTCGGTGCTCGCCGCGCTGGACGAGTCGCTGGCCCGGCTGCGGACCGACCACCTCGACCTCTACTACGCGCACGCCGACGACGAGGACGTCGACATCGCCGACCAGGTGGCCACCTTCGACGAGGTCGTCCGCAGCGGCAAGGTGCGGGCGGTCGGCCTGTCGAACTACTCCCCCGACCGGCTGCGCGCCTTCCTCGAGACGGCGAAGGACCAGGGCGCCACCGTGCCGACCGCGATCCAGCCCCGCTACAGCCTCGTCTCGCGCGCCGACTACGAGCGCGACCTCGCCCCGCTCGTCGCGGACTTCGACCTCGCGGTCTTCTGCTACCCCGCCCTCGCCTCCGGCTTCCTCACCGGGAAGTACCGCACCGAGGAGGACTTCGCGGGGAACGCACGGGGTGGCGCCGCCCGCCGGTATGCCGAGGCCGGCGGCCTCGCGGTGGTCGACGTGCTGGTCGACGTGGCAGGGCGGCACGACGTGCAGCCCGCGAGCGTGGCCCTGGCCTGGCTGCTGGCCAAGGGGGTCACCGCACCGATCGCGTCCGCCTCCCGCCCCGAGCAGCTGGAGCCGCTCATGGCCGCGGTCACGCTGCGGCTGACCGAGGACGAGGTGGCCGAGCTGGACGAGGCGTCCTCCGGCTTCTGA
- a CDS encoding xanthine dehydrogenase family protein molybdopterin-binding subunit: MPTPTRGTSILGTEVRRVEDPDLLRGRGTFVGDADLDDPEVLHADFVRSPTPHALVHGIDTAAAAQAPGVVGVFTAAELGDDPVPPFAQIHDDVARTALATDRVRYVGDPVALVVATGRAAAVDAGDLVDVDEEELPAVVDMEQALADDAPRQFPGLGTNVVLAVKDPEGEPDVLAGAHRVARLRMENNRMATSPIEGHGILVRPVVDDDGTVTGLDVTLATQHPHLAQRLLVRWSGLPADAVRVRAPHVGGAFGGKAGIIPEHAAVVRAACLLRRPVRWVETRSETMLSMSSRGQVQYVEVGLDEEGLITGMRARMVGDCGAYAGFGGSFASGSTRTMSEGAYRIPRLRYDAVSVLTNTAPTGAFRGAGRPEAAAMLERVMDHAARTAGLEPEEFRRRNFLAGQDFPHGTKFGASYDTGDYAATLQAALDAAGVEDLRAEQRARRERGASWQLGIGIASYVEITGFGGSEYAGIRVAEDGSVLVMAGTSAHGQGHATAFSMLVADALGLPLERVEYVQSDTVRVRTGGGTGGARSLQLGGSAVLEAAQELREQALRLAADLLETAEADVELADGRFEVKGVPGASVTWEEVARRAHEEGEGLRVDHDFSQDGSTFPFGTHVSVVEVDVETGAVRLLRHVAVDDCGTVVNPLLVRGQQHGGCAQGISQALWEEFCYDEQGNPVTASLADYTLPTAGDLVQLETSLTTTPTDRNPLGAKGIGEAATVGSTPAVQNAVVDAVAHLGVRHVDLPCTPERVLTAIQEAARGEHEPWREPPAIFEDLPDLATVDDVEV, from the coding sequence ATGCCGACACCCACCCGAGGGACCTCCATCCTGGGCACCGAGGTGCGCCGCGTCGAGGACCCCGACCTGCTGCGCGGCCGGGGCACCTTCGTCGGGGACGCCGACCTCGACGACCCCGAGGTACTCCACGCCGACTTCGTGCGCAGCCCGACGCCGCACGCGCTGGTCCACGGCATCGACACCGCTGCGGCGGCGCAGGCGCCCGGGGTCGTGGGGGTCTTCACGGCGGCCGAGCTCGGCGACGACCCGGTGCCGCCCTTCGCGCAGATCCACGACGACGTCGCCCGCACCGCCCTGGCGACCGACCGGGTGCGCTACGTCGGCGACCCGGTCGCGCTGGTCGTCGCCACCGGGCGGGCCGCCGCCGTCGACGCCGGCGACCTCGTCGACGTCGACGAGGAGGAGCTGCCCGCGGTGGTCGACATGGAGCAGGCGCTCGCCGACGACGCCCCCAGGCAGTTCCCCGGCCTCGGCACCAACGTCGTGCTCGCGGTCAAGGACCCCGAGGGGGAGCCGGACGTGCTCGCCGGTGCGCACCGGGTGGCGCGGCTGCGCATGGAGAACAACCGGATGGCGACGAGCCCGATCGAGGGGCACGGGATCCTCGTCCGCCCAGTGGTCGACGACGACGGGACCGTCACCGGGCTGGACGTGACCCTGGCCACCCAGCACCCGCACCTGGCCCAGCGCCTCCTCGTGCGCTGGAGCGGGCTGCCCGCCGACGCGGTCCGGGTGCGGGCGCCGCACGTGGGCGGGGCCTTCGGCGGCAAGGCGGGGATCATCCCCGAGCACGCGGCGGTCGTCCGGGCGGCGTGCCTCCTGCGCCGACCGGTCCGGTGGGTGGAGACGCGCAGCGAGACCATGCTCTCGATGAGCAGCCGGGGCCAGGTGCAGTACGTCGAGGTCGGGCTCGACGAGGAGGGCCTCATCACCGGGATGCGGGCACGGATGGTCGGCGACTGCGGGGCGTACGCCGGCTTCGGCGGCTCCTTCGCGAGCGGGTCGACGCGCACGATGTCCGAGGGGGCGTACCGGATCCCTCGCCTGCGCTACGACGCGGTCTCGGTCCTGACCAACACGGCGCCGACCGGTGCCTTCCGCGGCGCCGGCCGGCCGGAGGCCGCGGCCATGCTGGAACGGGTGATGGACCACGCGGCGCGGACCGCGGGCCTGGAGCCCGAGGAGTTCCGGCGGCGCAACTTCCTCGCCGGGCAGGACTTCCCGCACGGGACGAAGTTCGGGGCGAGCTACGACACCGGCGACTACGCCGCCACCCTGCAGGCCGCGCTGGACGCGGCCGGGGTCGAGGACCTGCGGGCCGAGCAGCGGGCCCGGCGGGAGCGGGGCGCGTCCTGGCAGCTCGGGATCGGCATCGCCAGCTACGTCGAGATCACCGGTTTCGGCGGCTCGGAGTATGCCGGGATCCGGGTCGCCGAGGACGGCTCGGTCCTCGTCATGGCGGGCACGTCCGCCCACGGGCAGGGCCACGCGACCGCCTTCTCCATGCTCGTGGCCGACGCGCTCGGACTGCCGCTGGAGCGGGTGGAGTACGTCCAGTCCGACACGGTCCGGGTGCGGACGGGCGGGGGCACCGGCGGGGCGAGGTCGTTGCAGCTGGGCGGCAGCGCGGTGCTGGAGGCGGCGCAGGAGCTGCGGGAGCAGGCGCTCCGGCTGGCGGCCGACCTGCTGGAGACGGCCGAGGCGGACGTGGAGCTGGCCGACGGCCGGTTCGAGGTCAAGGGGGTCCCGGGTGCCTCGGTGACCTGGGAGGAGGTGGCGCGCCGGGCGCACGAGGAGGGGGAGGGCCTGCGCGTGGACCACGACTTCTCCCAGGACGGCTCTACCTTCCCCTTCGGCACGCACGTCAGCGTCGTGGAGGTCGACGTCGAGACCGGGGCGGTCCGGCTGCTGCGGCACGTCGCGGTCGACGACTGCGGCACCGTGGTCAACCCGCTGCTCGTGCGCGGCCAGCAGCACGGGGGGTGCGCGCAGGGGATCTCGCAGGCGCTGTGGGAGGAGTTCTGCTACGACGAGCAGGGAAACCCGGTCACGGCCAGCCTGGCGGACTACACGCTGCCCACGGCCGGCGACCTGGTGCAGCTGGAGACCAGCCTCACGACGACCCCGACCGACCGGAACCCGTTGGGCGCCAAGGGGATCGGGGAGGCGGCGACGGTGGGGTCGACGCCGGCGGTGCAGAACGCCGTCGTCGACGCGGTCGCCCACCTAGGGGTGCGGCACGTCGACCTCCCGTGCACGCCGGAGCGGGTGCTGACCGCGATCCAGGAGGCGGCGCGGGGCGAGCACGAGCCGTGGCGCGAGCCGCCCGCGATCTTCGAGGACCTGCCAGACCTCGCCACCGTCGACGACGTCGAGGTCTGA
- a CDS encoding acyl-CoA dehydrogenase family protein — protein sequence MPPTSPDLLDLDSLLTEDERAVRASVRRACEEHVLPHVAGWYERGEVPHDQVRELAREFGSLGLLGMHLEGYGCAGMSAVDYGVASTELEAADSGVRSLVSVQGSLAMQALHAFGSEEQKQEWLPPMAAGEAIGCFGLTEPDHGSDPGSMTTRAERDGQDWVLRGTKTWITSAPLADVAVVWARTGDGVRGFVVPTATPGVSTPTIRHKMSLRASVTGQVVLEDVRLPADAVLPGVRGLKGPLSCLSEARYGIVWGSMGAARTALETALSYAAEREQFGRPISAFQLTQAKLARMHQAWATGTLLALHLGRLKDSTGLRPEQVSVGKLNNVTAALEICRTARTILGANGVSGEYPIMRHANNLESVLTYEGTEEMHTLVVGQALTGQQAYR from the coding sequence ATGCCTCCCACCTCGCCCGACCTGCTGGACCTGGACTCGCTGCTCACCGAGGACGAGCGCGCGGTGCGCGCCTCCGTGCGCCGGGCCTGCGAGGAGCACGTGCTCCCGCACGTCGCGGGGTGGTACGAGCGCGGCGAGGTGCCGCACGACCAGGTCCGTGAGCTGGCCCGCGAGTTCGGCTCGCTCGGGCTGCTCGGGATGCACCTGGAGGGCTACGGCTGCGCCGGGATGAGCGCGGTCGACTACGGCGTCGCGAGCACCGAGCTGGAGGCCGCCGACTCCGGCGTACGGTCGCTGGTCTCGGTGCAGGGGTCGCTGGCCATGCAGGCGCTGCACGCCTTCGGCAGCGAGGAGCAGAAGCAGGAGTGGCTGCCCCCGATGGCGGCCGGCGAGGCGATCGGCTGCTTCGGGCTCACCGAGCCCGACCACGGCTCGGACCCCGGCTCGATGACCACCCGGGCGGAGCGCGACGGGCAGGACTGGGTGCTCCGTGGCACCAAGACGTGGATCACCAGCGCCCCGCTCGCGGACGTCGCGGTGGTCTGGGCGCGCACCGGGGACGGGGTGCGCGGCTTCGTCGTGCCGACCGCGACCCCGGGCGTCAGCACCCCCACGATCCGGCACAAGATGTCGCTGCGCGCCTCCGTCACCGGGCAGGTCGTGCTCGAGGACGTGCGGCTGCCGGCGGACGCGGTGCTGCCCGGGGTGCGCGGGCTCAAGGGGCCATTGTCCTGCCTGTCGGAGGCGCGCTACGGGATCGTCTGGGGCTCGATGGGTGCCGCCCGCACGGCGCTGGAGACGGCGCTGTCGTATGCCGCGGAGCGCGAGCAGTTCGGGCGCCCGATCAGCGCCTTCCAGCTCACCCAGGCCAAGCTCGCCCGGATGCACCAGGCGTGGGCGACCGGCACCCTGCTCGCGCTGCACCTGGGCCGGCTCAAGGACAGCACCGGCCTGCGGCCCGAGCAGGTGAGCGTGGGCAAGCTCAACAACGTCACCGCCGCGCTGGAGATCTGCAGGACGGCGCGCACCATCCTCGGCGCCAACGGCGTCTCCGGCGAGTACCCGATCATGCGGCACGCCAACAACCTGGAGTCGGTGCTCACCTACGAGGGGACCGAGGAGATGCACACCCTGGTCGTCGGGCAGGCGCTCACCGGCCAGCAGGCCTACCGCTGA
- a CDS encoding acyltransferase family protein: protein MSRSGGGHPTPGHRPDVEGMRAVAVLLVLLYHAGVPWLPGGFSGVDVFFVISGYLITGLLLREATRTGRVDLARFWARRARRLLPASALVLLTTAALTLAWVPQVRWREIGWDVVASGLYVVNWRLADRSVDYLAEDSVASPVQHYWSLAVEEQFYVLWPLLVLLALWVARRRGWRVVRTVAVLLTVLVVLPSFVWAVHLSATSPPQAYFVTTTRLWQLGAGALVALGAVWWHRVPVRLATGLAWVGPVAVLAGGVLLGAGTAWPGWATLVPTLGVAAMLVGGVRASARFGPARLYAWPVVQWTGALSYSLYLWHWPVLVLVEARFGELGVWAGLGVVALAVVPAVLGYLLVEQPVRYARGRLSAPRAALALGLACTVVAATAGGLLVREVDRQVRANQVAGSSAQGAGALRGDAASTGAPPSGTADASVGRRAGAELGAADDGPGSEAAEEGQRHTPVATGTEGAPPPQLDDLVLDAASITPDPLEAIQDVPPLYDDGCDSTGEEVVRCTYGEADGGLHVAVVGDSKIAQWVGALDLVGREQGWRLDLYYRSACPWSTTLVHFDDPTRAQACREWGDQVGEELREDPPDVVLTSSVKSQGVGEDGELSGEALAAGMAQRWRTLGEEGVPVVALADTVQPGDTQVYACVADHRDGLDRCRIDYNEGSGTGPLLRAVAQVPTSTFVTMNDWVCPGQDRCPPVVGGVLVYRQGSHITDTYARSLAPVLEARLLAAFEDLGVGAPRGAGGQR, encoded by the coding sequence ATGAGCAGGTCCGGCGGTGGTCATCCGACCCCCGGCCACCGACCCGACGTCGAGGGGATGCGGGCGGTCGCGGTGCTGCTCGTCCTGCTCTACCACGCGGGCGTGCCGTGGCTGCCGGGCGGCTTCTCCGGGGTGGACGTCTTCTTCGTCATCTCCGGCTACCTCATCACCGGCCTGCTCCTGCGCGAGGCGACGCGCACCGGTCGGGTGGACCTGGCGCGGTTCTGGGCCCGCCGGGCGCGCCGGCTGCTGCCGGCCTCCGCGCTGGTGCTGCTCACCACCGCGGCGCTGACGCTCGCCTGGGTGCCACAGGTCCGGTGGCGCGAGATCGGCTGGGACGTCGTCGCCTCCGGGCTCTACGTCGTCAACTGGCGGCTGGCGGACCGGTCGGTGGACTACCTGGCCGAGGACTCGGTCGCCTCACCGGTCCAGCACTACTGGTCGCTCGCGGTGGAGGAGCAGTTCTACGTCCTCTGGCCGCTGCTCGTCCTGCTCGCCCTCTGGGTCGCCCGGCGCCGGGGGTGGCGCGTCGTCCGCACCGTGGCGGTGCTCCTGACCGTGCTGGTCGTGCTGCCCTCCTTCGTCTGGGCCGTACACCTCAGCGCCACGAGCCCGCCGCAGGCCTACTTCGTCACGACCACCCGGCTGTGGCAGCTGGGTGCGGGGGCGCTGGTGGCGCTCGGAGCCGTCTGGTGGCACCGGGTCCCCGTGCGGCTCGCCACCGGGCTGGCCTGGGTCGGGCCGGTGGCCGTGCTCGCCGGTGGGGTGCTGCTGGGGGCGGGCACGGCCTGGCCCGGCTGGGCCACCCTCGTGCCGACGCTCGGGGTGGCCGCCATGCTGGTCGGCGGTGTGCGCGCCTCGGCGAGGTTCGGCCCCGCACGCCTCTACGCGTGGCCCGTGGTGCAGTGGACCGGCGCCCTGTCCTACTCGCTCTACCTCTGGCACTGGCCCGTGCTCGTGCTGGTGGAGGCGCGCTTCGGGGAGCTGGGCGTGTGGGCGGGGCTGGGCGTGGTCGCGCTCGCCGTCGTGCCCGCCGTGCTCGGCTACCTCCTCGTCGAGCAGCCGGTCCGGTATGCCCGCGGCCGGCTCTCCGCGCCGCGCGCCGCCCTCGCGCTCGGCCTGGCCTGCACCGTCGTGGCCGCCACCGCGGGGGGCCTGCTGGTCCGGGAGGTGGACCGGCAGGTCCGCGCCAACCAGGTGGCAGGGTCCTCGGCGCAGGGGGCGGGCGCGCTGCGGGGGGACGCCGCGAGCACCGGTGCGCCGCCGTCCGGGACGGCCGACGCCTCCGTCGGGAGGCGCGCCGGGGCCGAGCTCGGTGCCGCCGACGACGGGCCCGGGTCCGAGGCGGCCGAAGAGGGGCAACGGCATACCCCGGTCGCCACAGGCACCGAGGGGGCGCCGCCGCCGCAGCTCGACGACCTCGTGCTCGACGCCGCCTCCATCACCCCCGACCCCCTGGAGGCGATCCAGGACGTGCCGCCGCTCTACGACGACGGGTGCGACAGCACGGGGGAGGAAGTGGTGCGGTGCACCTACGGGGAGGCCGACGGGGGGCTGCACGTGGCCGTCGTCGGGGACTCCAAGATCGCCCAGTGGGTCGGTGCCCTCGACCTGGTGGGCCGGGAGCAGGGCTGGCGCCTGGACCTCTACTACCGCTCCGCCTGCCCGTGGAGCACGACCCTCGTGCACTTCGACGACCCGACCCGAGCGCAGGCCTGCCGGGAGTGGGGGGACCAGGTCGGCGAGGAGCTGCGCGAGGACCCCCCGGACGTCGTGCTCACCTCATCGGTGAAGTCGCAGGGGGTCGGGGAGGATGGCGAGCTGTCCGGCGAGGCGCTCGCCGCGGGGATGGCGCAGCGGTGGCGGACGCTCGGCGAGGAGGGGGTGCCGGTCGTCGCGCTGGCCGACACCGTGCAGCCCGGGGACACCCAGGTCTACGCCTGCGTCGCCGACCACCGCGACGGCCTGGACCGGTGCCGCATCGACTACAACGAGGGCAGCGGGACCGGCCCGCTGCTGCGGGCGGTGGCGCAGGTGCCGACCTCGACCTTCGTCACGATGAACGACTGGGTGTGCCCCGGCCAGGACCGGTGCCCGCCGGTGGTCGGCGGCGTGCTCGTCTACCGCCAGGGCAGCCACATCACCGACACGTATGCCCGTTCGCTCGCCCCGGTGCTGGAGGCCCGGCTGCTGGCGGCCTTCGAGGACCTGGGCGTGGGCGCCCCGCGCGGGGCCGGCGGTCAGCGGTAG
- a CDS encoding TIGR02206 family membrane protein has translation MEDFLDPHPPWIAIGGPEHLLYVLALLLVAAVLLAARGWVREHRTGVYRTLAVVVVLQQLTLYGFYATTGWDPAETLPLHISRVSALLGLVYLVTGSRRVMDVLFFFGLWAWASFAYPQNIQPPTNILGLSFFVNHAVTLLMPVLAWVTTDWRPSLPGMRRALLWFGVYLVVAVGANAAFGGNYFYQRERPLLPWLEQPWYLLASVAATVVLFCLGYAVSRLLARVTDRARHL, from the coding sequence GTGGAGGACTTCCTCGATCCGCACCCGCCCTGGATCGCCATCGGGGGACCTGAGCACCTGCTCTACGTCCTCGCCCTGCTCCTCGTCGCCGCCGTGCTGCTCGCCGCCCGCGGGTGGGTGCGGGAGCACCGGACCGGGGTGTACCGCACCCTCGCCGTCGTCGTGGTGCTCCAGCAGCTCACGCTCTACGGGTTCTACGCCACCACCGGGTGGGACCCCGCCGAGACGCTCCCGCTGCACATCTCGCGGGTGTCGGCGCTGCTCGGGCTGGTCTACCTGGTGACGGGCAGCCGGCGGGTCATGGACGTGCTGTTCTTCTTCGGCCTGTGGGCCTGGGCCAGCTTCGCCTACCCGCAGAACATCCAGCCGCCGACCAACATCCTGGGGCTGAGCTTCTTCGTCAACCACGCCGTCACCCTGCTCATGCCGGTCCTGGCCTGGGTCACGACCGACTGGCGGCCGAGCCTGCCCGGGATGCGGCGGGCGCTGCTGTGGTTCGGCGTCTATCTCGTGGTGGCGGTGGGTGCCAACGCGGCCTTCGGCGGCAACTACTTCTACCAGCGGGAGCGGCCGCTGCTGCCGTGGCTCGAGCAGCCGTGGTACCTCCTGGCGTCGGTCGCGGCCACGGTCGTGCTCTTCTGCCTCGGGTATGCCGTGAGCCGCCTCCTGGCACGCGTGACCGACCGCGCCCGCCACCTATAA
- a CDS encoding L,D-transpeptidase family protein, producing MRTRRLLVHAGRVLTEPLPRRALVKGGAGLMAGAMVGGLQDDRGIFAMPEPEPEPEPEPEPEPEPEPEPEPAPPAILQRGSGGEAVWALQEQLNATGYWCGAPDGGFGHLTQQAVWAVQKAHGLVRDGIVGPGTRGALDTGYRPAPVYGGDHVEVHLASQLLLVVRGGGTSMTLNTSTGNGEPYEFNDGTYDAITPMGDFAVWLTHSKGWRDGELGEMYRPMFYSGNYAVHGSTSIPPYPASHGCARVSVAAMEMIWAQGLMSMGSRVVVV from the coding sequence ATGCGGACGCGACGACTTCTCGTGCACGCCGGTCGCGTGCTCACCGAGCCGCTGCCGCGGCGTGCTCTGGTCAAGGGGGGCGCCGGTCTCATGGCGGGGGCCATGGTCGGCGGCCTGCAGGACGACCGCGGCATCTTCGCGATGCCCGAGCCGGAGCCCGAGCCCGAACCGGAGCCGGAGCCCGAACCGGAACCTGAGCCCGAGCCCGAGCCGGCACCGCCGGCGATCCTGCAGCGCGGCAGCGGCGGGGAGGCGGTCTGGGCGCTGCAGGAGCAGCTCAACGCGACGGGCTACTGGTGCGGGGCCCCCGACGGGGGCTTCGGGCACCTCACCCAGCAGGCGGTGTGGGCCGTGCAGAAGGCGCACGGCCTCGTGCGCGACGGCATCGTGGGCCCGGGCACCCGCGGCGCCCTCGACACCGGCTACCGGCCGGCCCCGGTCTACGGGGGTGACCACGTCGAGGTGCACCTGGCCAGCCAGCTGCTGCTCGTGGTGCGCGGCGGCGGCACCAGCATGACCCTCAACACCTCGACCGGCAACGGCGAGCCCTACGAGTTCAACGACGGCACCTACGACGCCATCACCCCGATGGGCGACTTCGCCGTGTGGCTGACCCACAGCAAGGGCTGGCGGGACGGCGAGCTGGGTGAGATGTACCGCCCGATGTTCTACTCCGGCAACTACGCCGTCCACGGCTCGACGTCGATCCCGCCCTACCCGGCCTCGCACGGCTGCGCCCGGGTCTCCGTGGCCGCCATGGAGATGATCTGGGCCCAGGGCCTCATGAGCATGGGCAGCCGGGTCGTCGTCGTCTGA
- a CDS encoding ABC transporter substrate-binding protein produces the protein MSLSRRRMLALTGAGALGASLAACGDNTGRGTGTGGEAAPSSGGGRATLAQWYHQYGEAGTQDAVERYAADYPDADVTVSWKPGDYDQSTAASLLTDAGPDVFEYGNGPTIDMIKGDQVADLTDLFGDTLDDFTPSLVERMTYDGKVWAVPQVLDMQVLVYRRSMLEEAGIEPPQQMADLVAAAKELSRGDVKGLFLGNDGGAGLLGGPMLWAAGLDYLDGEQVGFQDAGAAEALSVLRTLWTDESLLLGQAKDWFDPEALTAGRAAMQWTGLWTFPAISEALGDDFGAIPWPALEGGSPSVPVGAYGSCVSTRATDVEAARAFVQWLWIDQTDKQLDFATAYGFHVPSRTSLIPEAEVLSSGPAADAAGYVTEYGHAQTPLLWTPRSATAWSDMMSRIVRDGADPQEELDALVPIVEDELERVTA, from the coding sequence ATGAGCCTGTCCCGTCGCCGCATGCTCGCCCTCACCGGGGCCGGCGCCCTCGGCGCCTCGCTCGCCGCGTGCGGCGACAACACCGGACGCGGCACCGGCACCGGTGGCGAGGCCGCACCGTCCAGCGGGGGCGGCAGGGCCACCCTCGCGCAGTGGTACCACCAGTACGGCGAGGCCGGCACGCAGGACGCGGTCGAGCGGTATGCCGCGGACTACCCGGACGCGGACGTCACCGTGTCGTGGAAGCCGGGCGACTACGACCAGTCGACCGCCGCGTCGCTGCTCACCGATGCCGGCCCGGACGTCTTCGAGTACGGCAACGGGCCGACGATCGACATGATCAAGGGCGACCAGGTCGCCGACCTCACCGACCTCTTCGGCGACACCCTGGACGACTTCACCCCCTCGCTCGTGGAGCGCATGACCTACGACGGCAAGGTCTGGGCGGTGCCCCAGGTCCTTGACATGCAGGTGCTCGTCTACCGCCGCAGCATGCTCGAGGAGGCCGGCATCGAGCCGCCGCAGCAGATGGCCGACCTCGTGGCCGCGGCCAAGGAGCTGAGCCGGGGCGACGTCAAGGGGCTGTTCCTCGGCAACGACGGCGGTGCCGGCCTGCTCGGCGGGCCCATGCTCTGGGCGGCGGGCCTGGACTACCTCGACGGCGAGCAGGTGGGCTTCCAGGACGCCGGGGCCGCGGAGGCGCTCTCGGTCCTGCGCACGCTGTGGACCGATGAGTCCCTGCTGCTCGGGCAGGCCAAGGACTGGTTCGACCCGGAGGCCCTCACCGCCGGCCGGGCCGCGATGCAGTGGACCGGGCTGTGGACCTTCCCGGCCATCAGCGAGGCCCTCGGCGACGACTTCGGCGCGATCCCCTGGCCCGCGCTCGAGGGGGGCTCCCCCTCGGTGCCCGTCGGCGCCTACGGCTCCTGCGTGTCCACCCGCGCCACCGACGTCGAGGCGGCCCGGGCCTTCGTGCAGTGGCTGTGGATCGACCAGACCGACAAGCAGCTCGACTTCGCCACCGCCTACGGCTTCCACGTCCCCTCCCGCACCAGCCTCATCCCGGAGGCGGAGGTCCTGAGCAGCGGCCCCGCGGCCGACGCGGCGGGCTACGTCACGGAGTACGGCCACGCCCAGACCCCGCTGCTGTGGACGCCGCGCAGCGCCACCGCCTGGAGCGACATGATGAGCCGGATCGTGCGCGACGGCGCCGACCCGCAGGAGGAGCTGGACGCGCTCGTGCCGATCGTGGAGGACGAGCTGGAGCGGGTCACCGCCTGA